A part of Apodemus sylvaticus chromosome 19, mApoSyl1.1, whole genome shotgun sequence genomic DNA contains:
- the Mapk13 gene encoding mitogen-activated protein kinase 13, producing MSLTRKRGFYKQDINKTAWELPKTYLAPAHLGSGAYGAVCSAIDKRTGEKVAIKKLSRPFQSEIFAKRAYRELLLLKHMHHENVIGLLDVFTPASSLRTFHDFYLVMPFMQTDLQKIMGMEFSEDKVQYLVYQMLKGLKYIHSAGVVHRDLKPGNLAVNEDCELKILDFGLARHTDTEMTGYVVTRWYRAPEVILSWMHYNQTVDIWSVGCIMAEMLTGKTLFKGKDYLDQLTQILKVTGVPGAEFVQKLKDKAAKSYIQALPQSPKKDFTQLFPRASPQAADLLDKMLELDVDKRLTAAQALAHPFFEPFRDPEEETEAQQPFDDALEHEKLSVDEWKQHIYKEISNFSPIARKDSRRRSGMKLQ from the exons ATGAGCCTCACTCGGAAAAGGGGCTTCTACAAGCAGGACATCAACAAGACTGCCTGGGAGCTGCCCAAGACCTACCTGGCGCCCGCGCACCTCGGCAGCGGAGCTTATGGCGCGGTGTG CTCGGCCATCGACAAGCGGACAGGGGAGAAGGTGGCCATCAAGAAACTGAGCCGGCCCTTCCAGTCGGAGATCTTTGCCAAGCGTGCTTACCGCGAGCTCCTGCTGCTGAAGCACATGCACCACGAGAAC GTCATTGGTCTTCTGGACGTCTTCACCCCCGCGTCTTCCCTTCGGACCTTCCATGACTT CTACCTGGTGATGCCCTTCATGCAGACAGACCTGCAGAAGATCATGGGGATGGAATTCAGCGAGGACAAGGTCCAGTACTTGGTGTACCAGATGCTCAAAGGTCTAAAG tACATCCACTCAGCGGGCGTCGTCCACAGG GACCTGAAGCCAGGCAACCTGGCCGTGAATGAAGACTGCGAACTGAAG ATCCTGGACTTTGGGCTGGCCCGCCACACAGACACTGAGATGACTGGCTATGTGGTGACCCGCTGGTACCGGGCCCCTGAGGTGATCCTCAGCTGGATGCATTACAACCAGACAG TGGATATCTGGTCCGTTGGCTGCATCATGGCAGAAATGCTGACTGGAAAGACACTTTTCAAGGGCAAGGACT ACCTGGACCAGCTGACCCAGATCCTGAAAGTGACCGGGGTGCCAGGTGCCGAGTTCGTGCAGAAGCTGAAAGACAAGGCG GCCAAATCCTACATTCAGGCCCTGCCCCAGAGTCCCAAGAAGGATTTCACACAGCTCTTCCCACGCGCAAGCCCACAAG CTGCAGACCTGCTAGACAAGATGCTGGAGTTGGATGTGGACAAGCGTCTGACCGCTGCTCAGGCGCTAGCTCACCCCTTCTTTGAACCCTTCCGGGATcctgaggaggagacagaggcacagcAGCCGTTCGATGACGCCTTAGAACATGAGAAACTCAGCGTGGACGAATGGAAAC AACACATCTACAAAGAGATCTCGAACTTCAGCCCCATAGCCCGGAAGGACTCTCGGCGACGAAGCGGCATGAAGCTGCAGTGA